One genomic window of Candidatus Minimicrobia sp. QA0096 includes the following:
- a CDS encoding undecaprenyl-diphosphate phosphatase: protein MAWWQAIILGVIEGITEFLPISSTGHLTIAEKLLGMRIDDPSVVAFTAIIQIGAILAAVIYFWSDIWRILQAWWRGLWWKRARRKFDYKYGWAIIIGSIPIAIVGLLFKHEVETVLRSLWFVAFGLIGWSVVMWLADNRAANNKRGETETSWKDTLAIGAGQCLSLIPGVSRSGATISVGLFRGFDRVSVTKLSFFLGIPALVAAGLLEVATKYKHISGGVGWTPTIVATVISFGVGYLAVSWLLKFIQSNNFRPFIIYRFALGLVLLAMLGVGMISHV, encoded by the coding sequence GTGGCTTGGTGGCAAGCGATTATTCTCGGCGTAATTGAGGGAATTACGGAATTCTTACCAATTTCTTCGACTGGGCATTTGACGATTGCTGAGAAGTTGTTGGGAATGCGAATTGACGATCCGAGTGTCGTGGCTTTTACGGCGATAATTCAGATCGGAGCAATTTTGGCGGCGGTGATTTATTTCTGGAGCGACATCTGGCGAATTCTGCAGGCTTGGTGGCGTGGTTTATGGTGGAAGCGGGCGCGTCGAAAGTTTGATTATAAATACGGCTGGGCAATTATTATCGGCTCAATTCCTATTGCGATTGTCGGATTATTATTTAAGCACGAAGTTGAAACGGTTCTTCGTAGTTTGTGGTTTGTGGCGTTTGGGTTGATTGGCTGGAGTGTTGTTATGTGGCTGGCTGACAATCGTGCGGCAAATAACAAGCGTGGCGAAACTGAGACGAGCTGGAAAGACACTTTGGCGATTGGCGCGGGGCAATGCTTGTCGCTCATTCCTGGAGTTAGTCGCTCTGGCGCAACGATTTCAGTCGGTCTGTTTCGTGGATTTGATCGCGTGTCGGTTACGAAATTAAGTTTCTTCTTGGGTATTCCAGCACTAGTCGCAGCAGGACTATTGGAAGTTGCTACCAAATATAAACACATTTCTGGCGGCGTTGGCTGGACTCCAACTATAGTTGCCACGGTAATTTCATTCGGTGTTGGCTATTTGGCTGTGTCGTGGTTATTGAAGTTTATTCAGAGTAATAATTTCCGACCGTTTATAATTTATCGATTCGCATTAGGTTTGGTGTTATTGGCTATGCTTGGTGTGGGAATGATTTCTCACGTTTAA
- the serS gene encoding serine--tRNA ligase codes for MLDIKFIRENVDLVQKSANDKGYKVDIAALLQLDDERRDLQKQVEALREQRNVISAKMKGGRPDQELIDQGKQLKVELAERESYLKSTEEKVAAILKNVPNITFDDVPLGGEEDSVEVKVYGDCKTGAKDHLDYAVSRGWVDFERGAKVAGAKFYYLKGDLALLENAVTQFALDYVTKQGFTFMTVPHMVNLRTAEGAGFTPKGEGSNEYVVDGEDLTLIGTAEMPLTGYHADEILDEKDLPLLYAGYSPCYRKEAGTYGKHTRGLFRVHQFNKLEMYAFCLPEQSKEIHEKILSVEEALWQQIGTSYHVVNIAAGDLGAPAAKKYDIEYWSPVDQTYRELTSCSNCTDYQARGLNIRVRRENGTIESVHTLNGTAVSLARSLVVILENFQNPDGTLTVPEVLRPYMNGRDVI; via the coding sequence ATGTTAGATATCAAATTCATCCGAGAAAATGTCGATTTGGTGCAAAAGTCGGCAAACGATAAAGGCTATAAAGTTGATATTGCGGCATTGTTGCAATTAGACGATGAGCGTCGCGATTTGCAGAAGCAGGTTGAAGCGCTACGCGAACAGCGCAATGTTATTTCAGCGAAAATGAAAGGCGGCCGACCAGATCAAGAACTGATTGATCAGGGCAAGCAATTGAAAGTTGAGCTGGCAGAGCGTGAGAGTTATTTGAAGTCGACCGAGGAAAAAGTTGCGGCAATTCTTAAAAACGTCCCGAATATCACTTTTGACGACGTACCTCTGGGTGGCGAAGAAGATTCCGTTGAGGTAAAAGTTTATGGCGATTGTAAAACTGGTGCAAAAGACCATTTGGATTATGCCGTAAGCCGCGGTTGGGTGGACTTTGAGCGCGGCGCTAAGGTGGCTGGTGCGAAGTTTTATTATTTGAAGGGCGATTTGGCTTTATTGGAAAATGCCGTAACTCAATTTGCCTTGGATTACGTAACAAAGCAGGGCTTCACATTTATGACCGTGCCACATATGGTTAATTTACGAACAGCTGAGGGCGCAGGTTTTACTCCAAAGGGTGAGGGCAGTAACGAATATGTAGTTGACGGCGAAGATTTGACGCTAATTGGTACGGCGGAAATGCCATTAACCGGCTATCACGCGGATGAGATTTTGGACGAAAAAGATTTGCCATTGTTATACGCTGGGTATAGTCCTTGCTATCGAAAAGAGGCGGGAACATACGGCAAGCACACGCGTGGTCTGTTCCGAGTTCACCAATTTAATAAACTGGAAATGTATGCGTTTTGTTTGCCTGAGCAGTCTAAAGAAATTCATGAGAAAATTCTTAGCGTTGAAGAGGCGCTTTGGCAGCAAATTGGGACTTCTTATCACGTGGTTAATATTGCGGCGGGCGATTTGGGTGCGCCGGCTGCGAAGAAGTACGACATTGAATATTGGTCGCCAGTTGATCAAACTTATCGTGAACTGACGAGTTGTTCGAACTGTACTGATTATCAAGCTCGTGGTTTAAATATTCGAGTCCGCCGAGAAAACGGTACAATTGAATCTGTTCATACATTGAACGGAACTGCGGTGTCGCTGGCTCGTTCTCTGGTAGTGATTTTGGAGAATTTCCAGAATCCAGATGGAACTTTGACTGTTCCTGAGGTACTTCGTCCATATATGAATGGCCGTGACGTGATATAA
- the hpf gene encoding ribosome hibernation-promoting factor, HPF/YfiA family, whose protein sequence is MIKDITITGVKYELNATTKKYVERKIGSLGKYLPRHARKSASADVKIRQIDNPGGNKYEVEVIINVPDKKIVAKDSTMNVLAAVDIVEARLNGQVRKYKDDVLAHVGGSRGILAKLKQTFGRK, encoded by the coding sequence ATGATTAAGGATATTACAATTACTGGCGTTAAATATGAGCTGAACGCCACAACAAAAAAATACGTTGAAAGGAAAATTGGTTCGTTGGGAAAATACTTGCCGCGCCACGCACGAAAAAGTGCATCTGCAGACGTTAAGATTAGGCAGATTGACAATCCTGGCGGCAACAAGTACGAGGTTGAAGTTATCATCAATGTGCCAGATAAGAAAATTGTAGCTAAGGATTCAACCATGAACGTTTTGGCTGCGGTGGATATTGTTGAAGCTAGGTTGAACGGTCAAGTTCGTAAGTATAAAGACGATGTGTTGGCTCACGTTGGCGGAAGTCGCGGAATTTTGGCAAAGCTGAAGCAAACTTTCGGTCGAAAATAA